From the genome of Sulfurimonas paralvinellae:
TCATGCAGTGATTTCTTAAATTAAAACTATAACTATACAGCAAGGTATTATTGCAAGTATAGAACGTGTGAGATACAAGGCGAAAATATAAGGCGTACGAAAGTACTCCGAATATTTTTAACGCAGCAGATTACATGTTATATACTGGCAGATGCTTATGTGGCTCAGTGGTAGAGCACTTCCTTGGTAAGGAAGAGGTCGCGGGTCCGATTCCCGCCATAAGCTCCATCATAGAGTTTTTACAAAGTTTAAGAAATAATTGAATGATTTTTGGGTATAATTCCATTTCAATTCACAAATTAAGGTCGGAGGACACTATGGCAAAAGAAAAGTTTGAACGTAATAAACCGCATGTTAACATCGGTACAATTGGTCACGTTGACCACGGTAAAACAACACTAACGGCAGCAATTACAGCAGTACTTGCAGTTAAAAACGAAGCGGAATTCATGGATTATGATCAAATCGATAATGCTCCAGAAGAGAGAGAGCGTGGTATTACTATCGCTACTTCACACGTAGAGTACGAAACTGATACTCGTCACTATGCACACGTTGACTGTCCAGGTCACGCGGATTATGTTAAGAATATGATTACTGGTGCTGCACAAATGGATGGTGCTATTCTTGTTGTTTCTGCAGCGGATGGCCCAATGCCACAAACTCGTGAGCACATCCTTCTTTCTAAACAAGTTGGTGTACCATACATCGTTGTTTTCATGAACAAAGAAGATATGGTTGATGACGAAGAGTTATTAGAACTAGTTGAGATGGAAATTCGTGAACTTTTAGATATGTATGAATTCCCAGGTGATGATACACCAATCACTGCAGGTTCTGCATTAAAAGCTCTTGAAGAAGCTAAAACTGGTACTTTAGGTGAGTGGTCTGAAAAAATCATCGCACTTATGAATACAGTTGATGAGTATATTCCTGAGCCAGAGCGTGAAACTGATAAAGATTTCTTAATGCCTGTTGAAGACGTGTTCTCAATTTCTGGTCGTGGTACTGTTGTAACAGGACGTATCGAGCGTGGTGTTGTTAAAGTAGGTGACGAAGTTGAAATTGTTGGTATCAAAGATACACAAAAAACTACTGTAACTGGTGTTGAAATGTTCCGTAAAGAGATGGAACAAGGTGAAGCTGGTGACAACTGTGGTATTCTTATCCGTGGTATTGGTAAAGATGAAGTTGAGCGTGGACAAGTTCTTTGTAAGCCAGGTTCAATTACACCGCACACTAAATTTACTGCTGAGATCTATGTACTAAGTAAAGACGAAGGTGGTCGTCATACTCCATTCTTTAATGGTTACCGTCCACAATTCTACGTACGTACAACAGACGTAACAGGTGCAATCACTCTACCAGAAGGTACTGAGATGGTTATGCCAGGTGATAACGTAAGTATTACTGCTGAGTTAATTCACCCAATTGCAATGGAACAAGGTACTAAGTTCGCTATCCGTGAAGGTGGTAGAACAGTTGGTGCTGGTGTTGTTGCTGAGATTCTTGCATAATTAGCCTCTGGCTAATATGCAAAATCCTTTTATAAGGTAAGATAATGAGAGAAGCAATTCACTTAGGTTGTGAGAAATGTACAAGACGTAACTATCACACAACTAAAAATAAAAAGACTCACACTGAGAAATTTTCAGTACGTAAATACTGCAAATGGTGTAAAGAGCACACAGAACACAAAGAGATGAAACTGTAATAACAGTTTTTCTCTTTTTTATTTTAGGCGTATAGCTCCAATGGTAGAGCACCGGATTCCAAATCCGGGTGTTGGGAGTTCGAGTCTCTCTACGCCTGCCACCCATTTATTATTAGTAGAGCTTTCGAGCTTTATTTATAATAAATGACATTTTAAGTATAATGGAAAGAATTCATGGAATTAAGTAAACACATTCGCAATGCAAAACTGGAACTGAGTAAAGTTATCTTTCCTACAAAAGGTCAGGTAAAACAAGCATATATTGCTGTTATTATTGTAGTTTCTGCAGTAGCAGCGTTTTTAGCATTGGTTGATCTTTTAATGTCATCAATTATGTCGGCAATTTTAGGTTAAGGAGAAAGTTATGGCACATCAATGGTACTCGATCCAAACCTACGGCAGTGACAGAGCAGTTAGAGATGCAATCTTTAATATGATTGAAGAGTTTGGGCTTCAAGATCAGATAACAGATGTTATCGTTCCAACTGAAGATGTTATCGAAGTAAAAGACGGTAAGAAAAAAGTAAGTGAGCGTTCACTTTATTCCGGTTATGTATTTGCAAGAATTGACTTAAATACTGAAATCCAGCATATGATCCAATCAATCCCGAAAGTATCTGGATTTATCGGTGAAGCAAATGTTCCGACACCTCTAAGCGAGCATGACATCAATGTTATCTTGGATCGTGTAAATAACCGTGCAGCTCCAAAACCAAAAGTATTTTTTGATAATGGTGAGACTGTTCGTATTATTGACGGACCGTTTGCAAACTTTACGGCAACTGTAGATGAGTATGATCTAGAGCATGGTACTCTCAAACTTAATGTTTCAATTTTCGGAAGAGCTACTCCTGTAGATATCTCTTATACGCAAGTTGAGAAAATCATATAATTTAAATTCATAAAAAGGAAACAAAATGGCAAAAAAAGTCATGGACTATATCAAGCTACAAATTGAAGCTGGTAAAGCTAACCCGGCTCCACCAGTAGGACCAGCACTAGGACAACGTGGTGTTAACATCATGGAATTCTGTAAAGCGTTTAATGAAAAAACAAAAGATAAAATGGGGTATAAAATTCCTGTTGTTATCACTGTTTACAATGACAGAAGTTTTTCATTTGTTACAAAACAACCACCGGCATCTGAACTTTTAATGAAAGCTGCAGGTCTTAAAAAAGGTACGGATAATCCACTTAAAAACAAAGTCGGATCAATCACTCGTGCTCAATTAATGGAAGTTGTTGAAGCAAAAATCGAAGATTTAAACACTGATGACAAAGAAATGGCTGCTAATACATTAGCTGGTTCAGCTCGTTCAATCGGTATTGAAATCAAAGACTAGTTTTAGTCTAAAATCATCGACCACAATGATTTAAAACTTTGTGGCAGAATTATTACGGAGAATTTGTTATGAGCAAAAGATATAAACAATTATTAGAAAAAGTTGATAATACTAAATCTTACAGTATAGAAGAAGCTTCTACAACTGTAAAAGATTTAAAAAGTGCAAAATTTGACGAGACTGTTGAAATTGCTATGAATTTAAATGTTGACCCGCGTCACGCAGACCAAATGGTTCGTGGTGCAGTGGTTCTTCCACACGGAACAGGGAAAACTGTTCGTGTTGCTGTATTTGCTAAAGGTGCAAAAGCTGATGAAGCAAAAGCTGCCGGTGCTGACATTGTTGGTACTGATGATTTAGTTGCACAGATCAAAGAAGGGATCTTTAACTTTGATGTTGTTGTTGCAGCACCAGATTGTATGGGACTTGTTGGTCAAATCGGTCGTATTTTAGGGCCAAAAGGTTTAATGCCTAACCCTAAAACCGGTACAGTTACTCCAGATGTTGCTACTGCTGTTAACAATGTTAAAGGCGGTCAGGTTAACTTTAGAGTTGACAAAAAAGGTAACATCCATGCTGGTATCGGAAAAGCTAGTTTTGATGCTGCTAAGATCAAAGAGAATCTTGAGAGCTTTATTGTTGCAATCAACAAACAAAAACCAGCATCTGCAAAAGGTCGTTATATCAAAAACGCTGCACTTTCATTAACAATGAGTCCAGCTGTTAAACTTGATCTTGTCGAGTTAGCTGATATCAAATAGTATTCATCTCCCTCTAGGGAGTTTGAAACTCTTTATTTTGAGATAGTCGTATCTTAGAGTAAAGATTTTCATTTTGTGGGAATCTGGATTACTTGGACTAAAGATAGATGGGGGCATCTACCGAGTTGGTAGTGAGCTTAATCGTTACCTTTCACCCCTCTTGAAGTTATGTCTGGAAAGGAGAACTATATGCTTAAGTCAAAAAAAGCGGAAGTGATCGCACAATTAACGAACTCTTTCGAAAATACGACAGCAGTTGTTATCTGTGACTACAAAGGTATGACAGTAAGTCAACTTGAAGAGTTACGTAAAGCTGCTCGTGCAAAAGACACAAGTGTTCAGGTTGTTAAAAACTCTTTAGCAACAATCGCACTCAACAATGCAGGTATGAGCGGTGTAGAGATCAAAGATACAAACATTTTTGTTTGGTCTGATGATGTTATCGCCGCTTCTAAAATAGCTGCAGATTTTGCAAAAACAAATGACAAATTTGTTATTAAAGCCGGTTATTTAGATAAAGAACCTGCAGACGTAGCTAAAATCGAAGCATTTGCTAAACTTCCTGGCCGCGAAGAGCTACTTGGTATGCTTGCAGCAACTTGGATGGCTCCAATTACAAACCTTGCAATTGGAATCGATGCTTTACGCAAAAAGAAAGAAGAAGAGGAAGCATAGTCTTCTCTTCTAAATTAGTGGCTTAAATGTCACAAAACAAAAAAATTAAAAAAATTAAGGAGCTATAATATGGCTGTAACTAAAGAAGACGTATTAGAATTTATTTCTGGTTTATCTGTTCTTGAGCTTTCTGAGCTTGTAAAAGAATTCGAAGAAAAATTTGGTGTATCTGCACAACCTGTTGCTGTTGCTGGTGTTGCTGGTGGTGACGCTGGTGCAGCTGCTGCTGAAAAAACTGAGTTTGATGTAGTACTTACTGACGCTGGTGCTAAGAAAATCGGTGTTATTAAAGCTGTTCGTGCGCTTACTGGTCTTGGACTTAAAGAAGCAAAAGAAGCATGTGAAGCATTACCATCTACTATCAAAGAAGGTGTAGATAAAGAAGCTGCTGAAGAAGCAAAAGCTGCTCTAGAAGAAGCTGGTGCTACAGTAGAAGTTAAGTAAGTTTTACTTAACAGATTTGAGGGCTTTTGCCCCTCATTTTTTGGGCGCTTTAGCGAAGAGATAGAAGTCTCTTCGCTAAAGTGCCCTTATGTCGTTTATAAGCACTGTAAAAAATCTCTTGATTTGCAAGAGTACTTAAATCTATCTAGAGACGTCTAGATACGATCTGCTTGAAAAAAGTTCAAGCTCCTAATTAACAACTTATCGAGGTAGCCTATGTTAAACACTTTATATTCCGGAAACCGTCTTCGTGTAGACTTCTCTAAAACTCCTCAAGAAATTGAAGTACCAAATTTACTCCAACTCCAACAAAACTCATATGAAACATTTTTAATGTTAGACAAAAAAGAGAGAGCTGCAAGTGGAATTGAAAAAGTATTTCAATCAGTATTTCCTATTCATGATGCACAAAACAGACTTACTGTTGAGTACATCGGTTCAGAAGTAACGAACCCTAAATATACTGTTCGCGAGTGTATGGAGAGAGGTCTTACATATGCTGTAAGCCTTAGAATGAAAACACGTCTTGTACTTTGGGACAGAGACGAAAACACTAAAGAAAAACTTGGTGTAAAAGATATCAAAGAACAGTCAATCTTTGTTCGTGATATTCCACTTATGACAGATAGAACTTCTTTTATCATCAATGGTGTAGAGCGTGTCGTTGTAAATCAGCTTCACCGTTCACCTGGTGTAATTTTTAAAGAAGAAGAATCAACTACAGCAGGGAATAAACTTATCTATACTGGTCAAATCATCCCTGACCGCGGTTCATGGTTGTATTTTGAATATGATCCAAAAGATATTTTGTATATGAGAATCAACAAACGCCGTAAAGTGCCTGTAACGATTATGTTCCGTGCTTTAGGGTATTCTAAACAAGATATTTTGAAACTCTTCTACCCGATTCAGACAATCAAAATCGAAGAGAACCAATTTATAATGGATTTCAATCCAAAAGATTATGCAGCACGCTTGACATATGATCTTTTAGATAAAGATGGGAAAGTTCTTGTTGCTTCGAGTAAAAGACTTTCTGCGAAAAAAGCACAGAAATTCATTGATGACGGACTTACAGAAGTACAGTATCCGTTAGAAGTATTACTTGACCGTTATCTTGCAGAACCGATTATTGATCCGGAAACTGGTGAAGTGCTTTTTGACACAATGACACATATCGATGAGTCTAAACTTAAAAAGATGACTGAAATCGGTGTAACTGAGTTTAAAATTGCCAATGACCTCGCTGAAGGTGTTGACAGTTCAATTATCAATGCATTCAACGCGGATGCAGATTCACTGAAACTTCTAAAGCAGACTGAAGAGATTGAGGATGAAAATGATTTAGCAGCGATTCGTATCTACAAAGTTATGCGTCCTGGTGAACCGGTAACAAAAGAGGCAGCGAAGATTTTTGTAAATCAACTCTTCTTTGACCCGGAAAGATATGACCTCACGCAAGTCGGTCGTATGAAAATGAACCACAAACTTGGTCTAAATGTTCCAGAGTATGTAACAGTACTGACACATGAAGATATTATCGAGTCTGTAAAATATGTTATCAAAGTTAAAAATGGACAAGGTCACATCGATGACAGAGATCACTTAGGTAACAGACGTATCCGTTCAATCGGTGAGCTTTTAGGTAATGAGTTACATAATGGTCTTATTAAAATGCAAAAAGCGATTCGTGACAAACTCTCTACTATGAGTGGTCCGATGAATGAGCTTATGCCGCATGACCTTATCAACTCAAAAATGATTACGTCAACTATTATGGAATTCTTTTCCGGCGGACAGCTTTCTCAGTTTATGGATCAAACGAATCCACTCTCTGAAGTAACACACAAACGTCGTCTTTCAGCACTTGGTGAGGGCGGTCTTGTAAAAGAGCGTGCCGGTTTTGAAGTGCGTGATGTTCACCCGACTCACTACGGAAGAATTTGTCCGATTGAGACGCCTGAGGGACAAAATATTGGTCTTATCAATACTTTGGCGATGTATGCTAAAGTAAACGAACATGGTTTTATTGAAGCACCGTATAAAGTAATGAAAGATGGAAAAGTAACGCATGAAATTGTTTACCTCACTGCAACGCAGGAAGAGGGTAAAATGATCGCTGCAGCTTCCAATAAGATCGATGAGAACGGTCAGTTCGTTGAAGATCTTATTGCTGTTCGTCAAGATGGTGAGATTTTACTTCGTAAGCCTGAAGATTGTGAATATGCAGACCTTTCATCTCAGATGGTTGTCGGTGTTGCCGCTTCACTTATTCCATTCTTGGAACATGATGATGCCAACCGTGCACTCATGGGTTCAAACATGCAGCGTCAAGCAGTTCCTCTTTTACGTGCAAATGCACCTATGGTCGGAACGGGTGTTGAGAAACTTGTTGCTCGTGATGCATGGGAATGTGTCAAAGCGAAACGTGCAGGTAAAATCGAGAAAGTAGATGGGAAACATATCTATGTAATGGGTGAGGAAGATGGTGAGATATTCATTGACTACTATCCATTACAAAAGAATTTAAGAACAAACCAAAACACTTGTTTCACACAAAAACCTATTGTAAATGTTGGTGACGTTGTCGCAAAAGGACAGATCATTGCCGACGGTCCAAATATGGACAAAGGTGAGCTTGCTCTTGGTGTTAATGCGATGGTTGCATTTATGCCTTGGAACGGTTATAACTTTGAGGATGCGATTGTTATCTCTGAAAGACTTATCCGTCAGGATGCCTTTACTTCTGTACATATCTATGAAAAAGAAGTGGAAGCACGTGAGCTTAAACACGGGGTAGAAGAGATTACTCGTGATATTCCAAATGTTCGTGATGATGAACTGGCACATTTAGATGAATCAGGGATTGTAAAAATCGGGACAAGTGTAAAAGGCGGAATGATTCTTGTTGGTAAAGTTTCTCCAAAAGGTGAAGTGAAACCTACTCCGGAAGAACGTCTTTTACGTGCAATTTTTGGTGAAAAAGCCGGTCATGTTGTCAATAAATCACTCTACTGCCCGCCATCAATGGAAGGTGTAGTTGTAGATATTAAAGTCTTCACAAAAAAAGGATATGACAAAGATCCTCGTGCACTTGAACTTGAAAAAGAAGAGCGTGACTATCTAGAGCGTGAACACTATGACAGACTTATCATGATCGATAAAGAAGAGATGCTTCGAGTAACGAAACTCCTTACTCGTGAGCCGCTTCAAGCTGATATTAAAATCGGTGATACTGAGTACAAAGCTGGAGACGTGATCAACGGCGATGACCTCAAAGAAGTAAACCGTTTTGCTATGAACGCTATTGTTAAGTCATTCTCTGAAGAGATTCAAGACGAATACAATAAGACGAAAAACCATTTCCAAAAACAAAAAAGACTTTTCCGTGATGAGCACGAAGAGAAACTTTCTATATTGGAAAAAGATGACATTCTTCCAAACGGTGTTGTAAAATATGTAAAAGTTTACATCGCTACAAAACGTCATCTTAAAGTTGGTGATAAAATGGCAGGTCGCCACGGAAATAAAGGTATCGTTTCTAATATCGTTCCTGAAGTTGATATGCCGTATATGGAAGATGGACGCAGTGTTGATGTATGTCTCAATCCACTTGGTGTACCTTCTCGTATGAATATCGGACAGATCTTGGAGATGCACCTTGGTATGGCCGGACGTGAGCTTGGTAATCAGATTCAAGAGGAATTTGATAAGAAACAGGCTGATTTCATTAAGAATCTAAGAGAAAAAATGACGACTATCGCTGATACTGCAGGCCTTATGCATGCAAGTAAAGTGATCGGTGAGATGGATGATGAAGAATTCTTGAAACATGCTCGTGACTGGGCAAAAGGTGTTAAATTCGCTACACCTATCTTCGAAGGTGTTAATGCAGATGAATTTGAGAAACTCTATGAACTTGCAAAAATGGCTGAAGATGGTAAAGTAGTTCTTTATGACGGTAAAACCGGTGAGAAGATGAAAGAGCGTGTTAACGTTGGTTACATGTATATCTTGAAATTGCATCACTTGGTTGATGAAAAAATTCACGCGCGTTCAACTGGACCTTACTCACTTGTTACACAACAACCGGTTGGTGGTAAAGCACTCTTTGGTGGTCAGAGATTTGGTGAGATGGAAGTTTGGGCACTTGAAGCATATGGTGCATCAGCTGTTCTTAAAGAGATGCTTACTATTAAATCAGATGATGTTGATGGACGTGTACGTGCATATAAAGCACTTACCCGCGGTGAATTAGTACCGGCATCCGGAATTCCGGAAACACTGTTTGTATTGACAAAAGAGCTTCAAGCATTAGCACTTGATGTAGAGATTATGGACGAGGTAGAAGACGATGAGTAGATTAGTACCAGTAGAAGTAACTGAAGATAGCAGACCAAAAGATATTAAACAGCTGCAGTTTCGCTTAGCAGCACCGGAAAAGGTGCTTTCTTGGAGTCACGGTGAAGTAAAAAAACCCGAAACGATCAACTACCGTACGCTTAAACCTGAGCGTGATGGACTTTTTTGTGCAAAGATTTTTGGACCTGTAAGAGATTACGAATGTCTTTGTGGTAAATATAAAAAGATGCGTTACAAAGGTGTTGTATGTGAAAAATGTGGAGTTGAAGTAACATCTACAAAAGTTCGCCGTACACGTATGGGGCATATTGAGCTTGTAACACCTGTTGCACATATTTGGTATGTAAGTTCACTTCCTTCAAGAATTGGTACACTTCTTGGTATCAAAATGAAAGACCTAGAACGTGTACTCTATTATGAAGCATATATTGTTGAAGAGGGTGGTGAAGCGTATTACGATGCTGAAGCAAAAACACCTGTTCTAAAATACGATGTACTCAATGAAGAGCAATACAGAACACTTGTTCAAAGATTCGGTGAACTTGGATTTAAAGCACGTATGGGTGGTGAAGTTATTCGTGACCTGCTTGATTCTATTGATCTTGTTGACCTGTTTACAAACCTTAAAGAGGCTATCGGTGAGACAAAAAGTGAAGCGAAGAAAAAGACTATTAACAAGCGTTTAAAAGTCATCGAGTCATTTTTAAACAGTGGAAATAATCCTGCATGGATGATGCTTACTGTTTTACCGGTACTTCCACCTGATTTACGTCCGCTTGTATCTCTTGACGGTGGTAAATTCGCTGTTTCTGATGTCAATGACCTCTATCGTCGTGTTATCAACCGTAATCAACGTCTTAAACGTCTTGTAGAACTTGAAGCTCCTGAAATTATTGTAAGAAATGAAAAACGTATGCTTCAGGAATCTGTTGATGCACTTTTTGACAATGGTCGTCGTGCAAATGCAGTAAAAGGTGCGAACAAACGTCCACTGAAATCTCTTTCTGAGATCATTAAAGGAAAACAGGGACGTTTCCGTCAAAACCTTCTCGGTAAACGTGTTGACTTTTCCGGACGTTCTGTTATCGTTGTCGGACCGAGTTTAAGAATGGATGAGTGTGGTCTTCCTAAGAAGATGGCATTGGAGCTGTTCAAACCGCATTTGATAGCTAAACTTGAAGAAAAAGGGTACGCTACAACGGTTAAAGCTGCGAAGAAAATGATCGAAGACAAAACAAACGAAGTTTGGGAATGTCTTGCGGAAATCGTTGACGGATATCCTATTATGCTTAACCGTGCGCCGACACTTCACAAGCTTTCTATTCAAGCGTTTCACCCGAAACTTATTGAAGGAAAAGCTATTCAGCTTCACCCGCTTGTTTGTGCGGCCTTCAATGCCGACTTCGATGGGGATCAGATGGCTGTTCACGTACCTTTGAGTTCAGCTGCGATCGCTGAGGCAAAAGTATTGATGCTTGCGTCTATGAATATCCTGCTTCCGGCATCTGGTAAAGCAATAGCGACGCCTTCACAGGATATGGTCCTTGGTATCTACTATATCTCTTTAGAGAAAAATGGTGTCAAAGGTTCAAACAAACTTTTTGCAAATGTAGATGAGATCCGTATTGCTTTAGAACATGATGCATTAGATATCCATGCAAAAGTGAGAACACGTGTTGATGGACGTATTATTCATACAACAGCAGGGCGTCTATTGATCAAAGCTATTCTTCCTGATTTTGTTCCTGCTGAACTTTGGAACAGAGTTATGAAGAAAAAAGCGATCAATGAGGTTGTTGACTATGTTCAAAAACATGGTGGTATTGGTGTTACTGCATCATTCCTTGACAGATTGAAAGATTTGGGTTTCAAACATGCAACTGAAGCAGGTGTATCTATCTCTGCAGATGATATTCGTGTACCTGATATGAAACCGGCAAAAATTGCTGAAAGTAAAGCAAGAGTAATTGAAATTCAAAAACAGTTTGAAGCCGGTCTTTTAACTGAGCAGGAACGTTACAATAAGATTATTGATGTATGGACAGATACAAACAACACGCTTGCATCAGAGATGATGACACTTGTTGAAACTGATAAAGACGGATTTAACTCTATTCATATGATGGCTGATTCTGGAGCTCGTGGTTCTGCTGCGCAAATCCGTCAGCTTGCAGGTATGAGGGGTCTTATGGCGAAACCTTCAGGAG
Proteins encoded in this window:
- the tuf gene encoding elongation factor Tu; amino-acid sequence: MAKEKFERNKPHVNIGTIGHVDHGKTTLTAAITAVLAVKNEAEFMDYDQIDNAPEERERGITIATSHVEYETDTRHYAHVDCPGHADYVKNMITGAAQMDGAILVVSAADGPMPQTREHILLSKQVGVPYIVVFMNKEDMVDDEELLELVEMEIRELLDMYEFPGDDTPITAGSALKALEEAKTGTLGEWSEKIIALMNTVDEYIPEPERETDKDFLMPVEDVFSISGRGTVVTGRIERGVVKVGDEVEIVGIKDTQKTTVTGVEMFRKEMEQGEAGDNCGILIRGIGKDEVERGQVLCKPGSITPHTKFTAEIYVLSKDEGGRHTPFFNGYRPQFYVRTTDVTGAITLPEGTEMVMPGDNVSITAELIHPIAMEQGTKFAIREGGRTVGAGVVAEILA
- the rpoB gene encoding DNA-directed RNA polymerase subunit beta, which produces MLNTLYSGNRLRVDFSKTPQEIEVPNLLQLQQNSYETFLMLDKKERAASGIEKVFQSVFPIHDAQNRLTVEYIGSEVTNPKYTVRECMERGLTYAVSLRMKTRLVLWDRDENTKEKLGVKDIKEQSIFVRDIPLMTDRTSFIINGVERVVVNQLHRSPGVIFKEEESTTAGNKLIYTGQIIPDRGSWLYFEYDPKDILYMRINKRRKVPVTIMFRALGYSKQDILKLFYPIQTIKIEENQFIMDFNPKDYAARLTYDLLDKDGKVLVASSKRLSAKKAQKFIDDGLTEVQYPLEVLLDRYLAEPIIDPETGEVLFDTMTHIDESKLKKMTEIGVTEFKIANDLAEGVDSSIINAFNADADSLKLLKQTEEIEDENDLAAIRIYKVMRPGEPVTKEAAKIFVNQLFFDPERYDLTQVGRMKMNHKLGLNVPEYVTVLTHEDIIESVKYVIKVKNGQGHIDDRDHLGNRRIRSIGELLGNELHNGLIKMQKAIRDKLSTMSGPMNELMPHDLINSKMITSTIMEFFSGGQLSQFMDQTNPLSEVTHKRRLSALGEGGLVKERAGFEVRDVHPTHYGRICPIETPEGQNIGLINTLAMYAKVNEHGFIEAPYKVMKDGKVTHEIVYLTATQEEGKMIAAASNKIDENGQFVEDLIAVRQDGEILLRKPEDCEYADLSSQMVVGVAASLIPFLEHDDANRALMGSNMQRQAVPLLRANAPMVGTGVEKLVARDAWECVKAKRAGKIEKVDGKHIYVMGEEDGEIFIDYYPLQKNLRTNQNTCFTQKPIVNVGDVVAKGQIIADGPNMDKGELALGVNAMVAFMPWNGYNFEDAIVISERLIRQDAFTSVHIYEKEVEARELKHGVEEITRDIPNVRDDELAHLDESGIVKIGTSVKGGMILVGKVSPKGEVKPTPEERLLRAIFGEKAGHVVNKSLYCPPSMEGVVVDIKVFTKKGYDKDPRALELEKEERDYLEREHYDRLIMIDKEEMLRVTKLLTREPLQADIKIGDTEYKAGDVINGDDLKEVNRFAMNAIVKSFSEEIQDEYNKTKNHFQKQKRLFRDEHEEKLSILEKDDILPNGVVKYVKVYIATKRHLKVGDKMAGRHGNKGIVSNIVPEVDMPYMEDGRSVDVCLNPLGVPSRMNIGQILEMHLGMAGRELGNQIQEEFDKKQADFIKNLREKMTTIADTAGLMHASKVIGEMDDEEFLKHARDWAKGVKFATPIFEGVNADEFEKLYELAKMAEDGKVVLYDGKTGEKMKERVNVGYMYILKLHHLVDEKIHARSTGPYSLVTQQPVGGKALFGGQRFGEMEVWALEAYGASAVLKEMLTIKSDDVDGRVRAYKALTRGELVPASGIPETLFVLTKELQALALDVEIMDEVEDDE
- the rplJ gene encoding 50S ribosomal protein L10; the encoded protein is MLKSKKAEVIAQLTNSFENTTAVVICDYKGMTVSQLEELRKAARAKDTSVQVVKNSLATIALNNAGMSGVEIKDTNIFVWSDDVIAASKIAADFAKTNDKFVIKAGYLDKEPADVAKIEAFAKLPGREELLGMLAATWMAPITNLAIGIDALRKKKEEEEA
- the rpmG gene encoding 50S ribosomal protein L33 — translated: MREAIHLGCEKCTRRNYHTTKNKKTHTEKFSVRKYCKWCKEHTEHKEMKL
- the rplK gene encoding 50S ribosomal protein L11 gives rise to the protein MAKKVMDYIKLQIEAGKANPAPPVGPALGQRGVNIMEFCKAFNEKTKDKMGYKIPVVITVYNDRSFSFVTKQPPASELLMKAAGLKKGTDNPLKNKVGSITRAQLMEVVEAKIEDLNTDDKEMAANTLAGSARSIGIEIKD
- the secE gene encoding preprotein translocase subunit SecE — protein: MELSKHIRNAKLELSKVIFPTKGQVKQAYIAVIIVVSAVAAFLALVDLLMSSIMSAILG
- the rplA gene encoding 50S ribosomal protein L1, producing MSKRYKQLLEKVDNTKSYSIEEASTTVKDLKSAKFDETVEIAMNLNVDPRHADQMVRGAVVLPHGTGKTVRVAVFAKGAKADEAKAAGADIVGTDDLVAQIKEGIFNFDVVVAAPDCMGLVGQIGRILGPKGLMPNPKTGTVTPDVATAVNNVKGGQVNFRVDKKGNIHAGIGKASFDAAKIKENLESFIVAINKQKPASAKGRYIKNAALSLTMSPAVKLDLVELADIK
- the nusG gene encoding transcription termination/antitermination protein NusG, which encodes MAHQWYSIQTYGSDRAVRDAIFNMIEEFGLQDQITDVIVPTEDVIEVKDGKKKVSERSLYSGYVFARIDLNTEIQHMIQSIPKVSGFIGEANVPTPLSEHDINVILDRVNNRAAPKPKVFFDNGETVRIIDGPFANFTATVDEYDLEHGTLKLNVSIFGRATPVDISYTQVEKII
- the rplL gene encoding 50S ribosomal protein L7/L12, producing the protein MAVTKEDVLEFISGLSVLELSELVKEFEEKFGVSAQPVAVAGVAGGDAGAAAAEKTEFDVVLTDAGAKKIGVIKAVRALTGLGLKEAKEACEALPSTIKEGVDKEAAEEAKAALEEAGATVEVK